From Topomyia yanbarensis strain Yona2022 chromosome 1, ASM3024719v1, whole genome shotgun sequence, one genomic window encodes:
- the LOC131681858 gene encoding asparagine--tRNA ligase, cytoplasmic-like produces MIRGENTSKILKMRDVIMMAFREHYHERGYTEVTPPALVQTQVEGGSTLFKLDYFRAEAFLTQSSQKYMETCLTALGDYCISQSYRAEQSLARRDLAEYSYIEGECPFITFKELLDRLEDLIVDVVGRVLKSPWGHLNPNFMPPNYVDAIDWLKENNVTKNDGTFYEFGDDIPEGPERKMTEQINELIMLCRFPAKIKSFYMSRCEDDRRLIVGGRFL; encoded by the exons ATGATTAGAGGCGAAAATACTTCTAAGATTCTCAAGATGAGAGATGTCATTATGATGGCATTTAGGGAGCATTATCATGAACGTGGTTACACGGAGGTAACGCCGCCGGCGCTGGTGCAAACACAAGTTGAAGGAGGGTCGACTCTGTTCAAACTGGACTATTTTAG GGCGGAAGCATTCCTGACGCAAAGCTCACAAAAATATATGGAAACCTGTTTGACGGCATTGGGCGACTATTGCATTTCTCAAAGTTACCGTGCAGAGCAGAGTCTTGCTCGCCGTGATTTAGCAGAATACAGTTATATTGAGGGTGAATGTCCCTTTATTACTTTCAAAGAGCTACTTGATCGGCTGGAAGATTTGATAGTAGATGTTGTCGGTCGAGTATTGAAATCTCCGTGGGGTCATCTTAACCCGAATTTTATGCCACCGAACTATGTCGATGCTATTGACTGGCTAAAGGAGAACAACGTCACCAAGAATGATGGAACTTTTTATGAGTTTGGCGATGATATTCCGGAGGGTCCGGAACGAAAAATGACGGAGCAAATAAACGAACTAATAATGCTATGCCGGTTTCCCGCGAAAATTAAATCATTTTACATGTCTAGATGTGAAGACGATCGCCGATTAATTGTCGGAGGTCGATTTCTCTGA